A region from the Muribaculum gordoncarteri genome encodes:
- the mutA gene encoding methylmalonyl-CoA mutase small subunit, whose amino-acid sequence MAEKKEKLFDMFPECSYDEWRAKVEADLKGADFNKKLVWRTNEGFNVQPVYRAENIADFKTTDSLPGEYPYVRGTRTDNDWLIRQEVLAETPKEANEVARDIITKGVTSLGFNVTLDNVAAVRELLDGIDVAKYELNFKCCPRHAVETAKVIVEYLRETNNLTNFRGSIDFNPMRRALKHGTEFPGDIKAIALELLEVVKSVPEMRVLSVDSFMFCNAGAYIYQELGYAMAWGAEWMTILTDAGVKADEVAHRIKFNMGISSNYFMELAKFRAARMVWAQIVEQYKPESKLSCKMMAHAITSRFNQTIYDAHVNLLRSQTETMSAALAGVDSITTTPFDVPFKTPDAFSERIARNQQFLLKEESHLDKVVDPAGGSYYVETLTVSLAQEAWKLFIDIEDKGGFLACINDGSIQKTVNETSAKRHTDVARRKEILLGTNQYPNVNETAAGKIENTGCNCGCHHGDANEGEGLSMKRAASDFEALRLATEAASNRPKVFMLTIGNLAMRLARAQFSTNFFGCAGYEIIDNLGFDTVQQGVDAALEKGADVIVLCSSDDEYATLAPEAYKYLDGRAMFVVAGAPACMEELQALGINDFIHVRCNVLETLQSFNAKLLK is encoded by the coding sequence ATGGCAGAAAAAAAAGAAAAATTGTTCGACATGTTTCCTGAGTGCTCCTACGACGAGTGGAGAGCCAAGGTCGAAGCTGACTTGAAAGGCGCCGACTTTAACAAGAAATTGGTTTGGAGAACAAATGAAGGCTTTAACGTTCAGCCCGTATACCGTGCCGAGAACATAGCCGACTTTAAGACTACCGATTCCCTTCCGGGTGAATATCCTTACGTTCGCGGAACCCGTACCGACAACGACTGGCTTATCCGTCAGGAGGTTCTTGCCGAAACTCCTAAAGAAGCCAATGAAGTTGCCCGCGACATTATCACTAAGGGCGTTACTTCGCTCGGTTTTAATGTTACACTCGATAATGTAGCTGCTGTTCGTGAGCTTCTCGACGGCATTGATGTGGCAAAATATGAACTTAACTTCAAGTGCTGCCCCCGTCACGCCGTTGAAACTGCAAAGGTAATCGTTGAGTATCTGCGCGAAACAAACAACCTCACCAACTTCCGCGGTTCAATCGACTTCAATCCCATGCGTCGCGCCCTCAAGCACGGCACTGAATTCCCCGGCGACATCAAGGCTATAGCTCTTGAACTTCTCGAGGTGGTTAAGTCAGTTCCCGAAATGAGAGTTCTCTCTGTGGATTCATTCATGTTCTGCAACGCCGGAGCTTACATATACCAGGAACTCGGTTATGCTATGGCTTGGGGTGCCGAGTGGATGACAATACTCACCGATGCAGGTGTAAAGGCCGACGAAGTCGCTCACCGCATCAAGTTCAACATGGGCATTTCATCAAACTACTTCATGGAGCTTGCAAAATTCCGCGCCGCTCGCATGGTGTGGGCACAGATTGTTGAGCAGTATAAGCCCGAATCAAAGCTTTCATGCAAGATGATGGCTCATGCAATAACTTCGCGTTTCAACCAGACTATATATGACGCTCATGTGAACCTTCTCCGTTCACAGACCGAAACCATGTCGGCTGCTCTTGCCGGAGTTGACTCGATCACCACTACCCCGTTTGATGTTCCGTTCAAGACTCCCGATGCATTCTCGGAGCGCATTGCACGCAATCAGCAGTTCCTGCTTAAGGAAGAGAGCCACCTTGACAAGGTAGTTGACCCTGCCGGAGGTTCTTATTATGTTGAAACCCTCACCGTTTCACTTGCACAGGAAGCCTGGAAGCTCTTCATCGACATCGAAGACAAGGGCGGATTCCTCGCTTGCATCAACGACGGCTCGATCCAGAAGACAGTCAACGAAACTTCGGCAAAGCGTCACACCGATGTTGCCCGCCGCAAGGAGATTCTGCTTGGAACCAACCAGTACCCCAATGTAAATGAAACCGCCGCCGGAAAGATTGAGAACACCGGATGCAACTGCGGATGCCACCATGGTGACGCCAACGAGGGCGAAGGCCTCTCGATGAAGCGTGCCGCAAGCGACTTCGAGGCTCTGCGTCTTGCAACCGAGGCTGCTTCAAATCGTCCGAAGGTGTTCATGCTCACTATCGGAAATCTTGCAATGCGTCTTGCACGTGCACAGTTCTCAACCAACTTCTTCGGATGCGCCGGATACGAGATTATCGACAACCTCGGATTCGACACCGTTCAGCAGGGTGTTGACGCCGCTCTTGAAAAGGGTGCCGATGTAATCGTGCTCTGCTCAAGCGATGACGAGTATGCAACACTCGCCCCCGAGGCCTACAAGTACCTCGACGGTCGCGCAATGTTTGTTGTGGCAGGTGCTCCCGCTTGCATGGAAGAGCTTCAGGCACTCGGCATCAACGACTTCATCCACGTTCGCTGCAACGTTCTCGAAACACTTCAATCATTCAACGCCAAACTTCTTAAATAA